The DNA segment TGAACTAAGAATTTTTGAACTAGGTCCACTTGATTCTTTTGTAATATTCTCTAAATACCTTATTTGCTCATTATCATCACCATCATCTTTGTGAGTTGTGACTCTTGCTTTTCTTCTGTTTATTGTGGTTTGacctataataatattattatagtaatctacaaataaaaaaagttactaattaattgaatttaaaacatTCTTTCCCCTAAAATAAAAGTAGTGTCAACTTAGATGTTTAATTGCCTATTTTTtcgtaattaattaataattaattttaaagtttattgatataaatattCTTTACCTCAGATTTGAGGAACAGTAGTCTTTAATTTTTGATGGATTTTTAGACTTTAtcgtttcttatttttttctttaatttatatatatatatatgggataatatattatttatttattagatttaataaatttttaatacattatgtttaaataatatctaaaatgtaaataaaaagaaatttttttactaaggCTTTATTACGTACTAGTTTGAATTGactttttgaattaaaaattttattttttaaataaaatatttttatttaatttaaaatctgtttgaatgtgtatttaaaaaaagtacttttattaaaaaaaagtaaattatttgattttttcaaaaactaacaATATCTTGCTTTCAAAAAAAGCTGAAACAAAAGACATTTTtaatacttaaattttttttaaaaaataattattcaaatataaaataattcttgtctgttaaaaaaatatttaaaaaaattaaatactttgTCAAAAACTAATACAATCTGACTCTATATCTTATTTATTCTTGATTTAATTAGACAAAATAGGTATGAAGAGAATTTCTTAGTCATCACTTCAAAAATTACAAAGAAATTTAGTTATCATCGtccactaaaaatatttaaataaaaatatatattagttaaataaaactttcaattttttatttaataagaaaattaaattgagaataaaaatGCTAAAggatcaatatttttaataaaaaattcattaatatAGGTTCAAATGTAAGACAAAAAAGTGTTAATACAAGAGATTAAGTATATAGAAAAGTGCGTTTTAAGAAAAAGAGATCAATAAATTTACAACTGTGGCACTCAATTTTGATTGAGTGGACTCCGATGAAAGAAGATTGGTGTAAAATAAACTTATTTTAAGATAGAGATTCTGACTCTAGTAATAATTTAATCAGAGATTGGTCCCTTTTTTGCTCTTTTGTTAGATGCAAACAAAAGACAAGTAGTTTTATCTAAAGTATTAAATacttaattttgttttgttactaccccttcataaaaaaaaaaaaaactgactTTCACTTTGAAATAACAGAAGTCGATTACTGCTTTGCTCTTAACAAATAGttgtaaaatacaaaatatggCATATGTAGTGGTCTTCAATAATTACATAATAAAGTGGCCACATGTTCATACTAAACACTTCAATTCTTACAAAATACTAAGATATCAAAACTACCACGCCATATTGGAAATTGAAGATATAATTATCCAATCCACATTATACAACACAAACATTAATCTAGTACTAGTATTTTTCTTGGAGGATAGAAAATACAGTTTGAATAACAGTGAGAATAAGTAGAAAAATTTCAGCAATAGAAACTACTATTTTCCATGGAGTGTTACAGTAATCGCGCCTCAAAGTCACAACATTTTTGTTCCAAGGGGGTGCACAGAAAGCATTCAACTCTtcaaaaataaaggaatattgtaCATTAAAATCTGGATACAAAAGATTCACTCCAAAACTATTGAACATTTTGGCCACTGCATTGCTATCACCTAACCAATtcacaattatttttttcttaataaggaaaTCTACATCTTTGTCTGCattgataagaaaataaaaaaagaatttataaagagattttatatatatttaatattaataaaaataattattttcgcaattattattaaaaatagatataattaaataaacatataaaataatttagagcaatgctagggggccagcagttttattgaattttggccagcatgtaaccagcagaagAAGGTGaaccattggatgaaatctcacactaatctcacaccatcaaatcatcattgatggctaggtgatggctaacaatcacaaaaattgctggcccctagacttttccaataatttatattatcagtaatgtaaaattaaatattaaaaaaaacaaagaaaaggggAAAGCATTACCATGAAAAAGGAGTATATTTTGTTAAGAAACTTTGTATAATGTCATGCATTGCATGGCGAAGATAGTGTTTGGTGACCTGAAAAGCTAAAACAGATATGTCGGCGCCCGACCTCTTCTCCACCGTTAGCGCCGCCACGGCCATTGCCACAACCTTGTTCTTAATCTGCAAGTCTCGTCTCATGCACGAAAAGAACCTCACAACACACCATCGCCAACAACCCAAACGCGATCCGCGTGGCAAGATGCTATTCGTTTCCCAAAtcggaacttcaaaagccctagCGACGCGCCTCTGCGATTTGTTAGAGTCGGAAGGCGTCGTTTTGGAGCTCGTAGATGCCCGGAATTACGAGCCCGAAGCCCTACCCAAGGAGAACCTCGTCGTCCTCGTTGCTTCAACTTCGGAAGTTTGGAACCTATCTCCCCTATCTCCCGCACGAAATTTCTTCCTCAGTCACGACCTACCTTGGGGAGCAAAGTTCTTCCTcaattggatcaagaaaaaagcGAACGCCTTTAAGGTTGGAGCGTTTGTTGTGAATGCTTGCAGTTTCAGTGCCTTTGTGGTGGGCAGAGAGGTTACTGAAGGTGGGAAGAATTTGATGGCTAAGGCCGCGAATGAGATTAGGGATTTGGGGCACACTGCTGAATGGAATGCGGATTTTAACAGCTGGTGGGGAAGTGTTGTTGCGGTTTTGCAAGGTGCTGTTTTGGGAATATGCGGTGAATCTGAACCTGAGGTCTGTTTCTGCATCCTCTTATCCTTATATAACTATGGCGTTTCTATTTATTATCATCACATTGCAGAGCTctctatttaataattaattgtttcCCTAATTCCAGGATGTTGGTTCTTCTAATCTAAAGCTATCCATGACACAGCGTTTATATATGTTGGTGAAAAATAAGGATTTTGTAACAAAGCAAACCGAGCCTTGTGTGAGCTGCTCTAGTACCACCGGGTACAGGATGTTAACTATCACTGATGACAACTTTATGAAGAATGGCACTGTTGAACTTGAACAAGTATGTCATATACCTGCCCAATGGCCTCTTAGAGATGATCTATTGATCGACGACGGTGTGTTACCAAATTTTAAAGGATTTTGTTCTGTTGGTGGCTGCTTTTACTTTACTGGTAATGCGCGTAGTCTTTTTACATATCCGAACGTGGGTGACGATCGGTACTACTCAAAGCTGTGGTGCCTTAAGTATGAGGATTCTACTTGGGTTTGGACTTTGGAGTCTATGTGGAACCATGTTCTGCTCCCAATTAAGTCCCTTAGTAGTCCCATACGATGGCAAATTGTGCATGTTTTGGGGTGACTATCAAATTGCAAATTGGGTTGAGATCTATAGCCTAAAATCAGGTCTATGGGAAAAAAGGGAAGTGCCCGATAGTGCTCTCTTCTCACATCACCCGTTGCCTAGCTCGTACTTTCTGTGGGAGGACAGCACCAAGAGTCCCAAGAAGACCCTCATTGTGTTGTATTCTTTTCATGATAATCATCAGTTGCTCATCTCATATGACGTCAAGGCTAACAGATGGGAAAAAGTTGAGTGCAATTTTCCGCCAGTTCCTAGATATTGTCCTAGAAAATTAGTTCGtttgggatgtagccattatcTTCTGATTGTAGACTTCGCTCCAACGTGGTATATTTATGACTTGTCTGAGAACAAGCTTATGGCAATAGTGCACGTGGATGGTTTGGAGGAGGAGGATGTGCGggtaagaaatattttttgttgcCAACACAGTAGCAAAGAAAGTTTGATTTATATATTCACGGAACacgaggaagaggaagaatttCCTCAGTTTGTTTCTTATGCCAGAGTCAGGCTCCAACTCCAAACTTTTTCTGCCAAGATTGAATCCAAGGGTCATCTTAGAGTTGGTCCTTATTACCATTACCGTATGCGAGTATGCGCTTCTCTTTAAACTTGTTTCACCCTATCCATTGATTGAACTTTGATATTTACTTGTTTAACTCGGTGGACAGATTTGCTGCTGGAGATGAAGGCAATAAAGAGAAGAGTGTAGTTTAGTATAGGGGTGTGGTGGATATTAGGAATTAGAATTTGAGCATGAATGACAAGTAGCCAAAGAAAGAAGTGATGGATACCAAAGTCATATGAAAGCTCTAGCCACCTTGAATCCAACTTTGTTGCCAAGACATGCAAGTATAGAAATATGTTGTAAGCTATGTATTTGCCTCTTAGGCCCTGATACACAGGACTCAACATCTCCCAAGTCTAAGTGCAATTCAGATGTATATACTCTTATATCATGATTTTGAGATATTAGAATCTTCAACTTTCGTTAAGTACTGATGTGACTTGTATGTTGTATCATATCGAGCACAAGATATTACCTCCTTACAGATCATACTACTATCATTTTGCTAGATTTATTAGTTAGAGTTTAtaccttatttaatataaaatactatAATAATTATGTTcagataaaattatttatctatttttattatataaaaaaaagttaatactTAATTATTGTgagataaatttaatataaataattatgttattagaatttatcatttttagtCATTAGCAAGTCATTAATGTTTTTAAGTATGAGATAAAGTATGTTGTTAAATTATAAAActgactaaaaataataaactttgaTTGtccctgttttttttttttgtcatgtcAAATATTTTAAAGTCCTTTAGCAGGAGCCGAAGTACCACTAAAACTCGTTACTAAAATATTAGTTGGAATTAAATCATCAGGATGCTTGCCTATCAGCATCCTCTCGGGTAAGAGGCTTATAGCTGCCCCTCCATCGATCaggattttataaattttgatccCACTCATAGTTGCAGTAACATGCAATAGACGCAaatgagatttttatttttcagaagGCCTTCAAAAATAATCGGATTCATCCTCATACCGATTGAACGAAAAGGCTTCTTCATCATCCACATCATAATCCTCTTCAGGATTTCCTTCATATTTTTCCAGATATTCAGTTGAGATAATCGAGATGGTACCGAGCATTTCATCATCTCCTTCTTCGAAATATTTTTCGTCCAGATCAGCACCCTTATCTTTATCAGCAATTGGAACACTAACCACTGCTTTTCCTTTATCCAATTTCACAGGGGAAGTAACTCTCTTCAGATATTTCTCTCCATCAGTCAGAAAGACTATTCGAGAGTGCACATATGGTGTTGCCCCTTGCCCTTGTCAGCAAGAGATATCTTAGGTGGCCGTGGTCCTCTTCAGCCTTTGCCTCGTGGGTACCCCCTGACTCGACCACGGAAATATGGAAATCGACTTCGAGGAAGAGGACCTCTATGCCCCCACCATGGGTTACGCTTGTAATGAGCATCCCTATTCTGAAATTATCAGTAGTTTCGAATCCATTGTACGCCAATGGCTTGAGAACGGTTGGTAGGTGCAATAGGATTTTTCTGAGGACCTCCATAATTTTGCTCTTCCATTCGTCGAATAGGTTGTTTCTGACAGGCTTGTTCTTCCCTGTGAGTCAATTCCTTCTTCATCCTTTCCTTCTCAAAAATTGATGCAACTTCAGCATCGAAAACTACATTGCATCGAGGACACAGAGATACGTCTCGATCATTTAACTTCTGCTGCACTAAAAAATCCAACAACCCATCTCCTGCTCCAGCATATACAAATCGGACATCTGATTCAAAAACTTTCAAAGTCATATCAAAGTCATAAGACATTCCAACCATGTTTACACCAAAATATGGTTCAGTAAAACTAGCTTCAGTATCGAAAGGATTAGAATCAACTTTCATTTCCTTTTACCATCATCGAATTTCAACCTCCCTTCCATGATGGCCTCTTAAATTAAATCCCTGAAACGAACGCAATTGTTAGTCGAATGACTAGTTATTTGGTGGAACTTACAAtaagattttctttttaaatctttcacTGAAAGCAAAGTTCTACCTTCCAACAAAACTAATTGTTTATCTTTAAGCAACATATCGAAAATCTGATCAGATTTCGAAATATCAAAACTATATCTCTTTCCacttttcaattttgaatcaTTCGACTATTCATTGTTAGGGATTTTCTTGAGTAAAGAATGAACATAAGGAGGGTCGTTCTTAAGTTCAGCCAAATCAACTTCTGCCTCTAAATCGGATTCCTCATCAGAGGATTCCATGGCTACATAAGCGACTTTCTCTTttcaagaaaaagatatttactCTTCAAACTCCTTTCATTCTTAtatttctccttttcttttttcagaaTTTCTACCTGACGAACTCTTTCAGCCAAATGGGGCAAATCAGGAATATGCACATTGAGTAATTTTCAACGCATATAAAATCCTAATCCCATAATTGCTATCTTCACTACTTCACTTTCAGGAAGTAACACATAACAACGACTTCTAGTATTTTTGAAACGGATCATATAATCATCAATGGTTTCATCATCTTCTCGTTTCAAAGCCACCAGGTCAGTAACTGCCACATTCAATTATCCCCGATAAAATTGGGCATGAAAAGCAGTTTCTAACTGAGCCCATGTTGTTATCAAATTTGGTCTAAGATTCGAATACCAAGTAAACACATTCCTT comes from the Arachis duranensis cultivar V14167 chromosome 7, aradu.V14167.gnm2.J7QH, whole genome shotgun sequence genome and includes:
- the LOC107496476 gene encoding uncharacterized protein LOC107496476 isoform X4, with the translated sequence MSAPDLFSTVSAATAIATTLFLICKSRLMHEKNLTTHHRQQPKRDPRGKMLFVSQIGTSKALATRLCDLLESEGVVLELVDARNYEPEALPKENLVVLVASTSEVWNLSPLSPARNFFLSHDLPWGAKFFLNWIKKKANAFKVGAFVVNACSFSAFVVGREVTEGGKNLMAKAANEIRDLGHTAEWNADFNSWWGSVVAVLQGAVLGICGESEPEDVGSSNLKLSMTQRLYMLVKNKDFVTKQTEPCVSCSSTTGYRMLTITDDNFMKNGTVELEQVCHIPAQWPLRDDLLIDDGVLPNFKGFCSVGGCFYFTGNARSLFTYPNVGDDRYYSKLWCLKYEDSTWVWTLESMWNHVLLPIKSLSSPIRWQIVHVLG